Below is a genomic region from Streptomyces sp. NBC_00461.
CACCTCAGCCCGGTAAACCGTTTTGGCGATACCTCCCGCCATCCCATATGCTTCTCACGTCCCCGACGCGCTGAGAAGCGCCCAGGCGGGCCGATAGCCCTCATCGTCTAGCGGCCTAGGACGCCGCCCTTTCAAGGCGGTAGCACGGGTTCGAATCCCGTTGGGGGCACGTAAGACCGTGTGCGACACTGTCGTACGCAACAGCTTGGTCCTGTGGAGCAGTTTGGAGTGCTCGCCACCCTGTCAAGGTGGAGGCCGCGGGTTCAAATCCCGTCAGGACCGCTGAGGTTTCCCCGGAAACCTCGTGGCTGGGTAGCTCAGTTGGTACGAGCGATCGCCTGAAAAGCGATAGGTCGCCGGTTCGACCCCGGCCCCAGCCACAACCGCCCTTACCAGGGCATACGCCCCCTCCGGGATCATCCGGAGGGGGCGTTCGCATGCCGCCCCCAGGCCCTGGGCAGAGTGCCGAAACCCCCTCCTGCATAATCCGGCAAGGGATTCTCATTCACGGGATCTCCATTGCTCGTACAGAGCCCGAGGGGGGTTCTTGAGACAGATCGCCAGAGGGCTGGTGACGGCCGGTGCCGTCCTGGTCGGCACACTCGCGATACCCGGTACGGCCCACGCCGCGGGGCCCACCGTCAAGGATGCGTACAGCGACGCGAGCGACTGGTCCGTGCTCGACGTACGCCTCAACTACAGCGGCGGGATCGACAAGATCACCGCCACGCTCCGCCCGGTCGGCAGCAGCGACACGGACGCGCCGGTGGCCACCGTCACCGACTTCACGAAGAAGTACGACATCTACTCGTGGGACGGCGTCTGGGCCTCCCAGCCCCTGCGGCTGGACGCCCTCGGCAAGTACACGGTCGACATCGAGGTCACGGACAGCTCCGGCGAGACCACCGTCCAGAAGGACGCGGGCACGCTGAACTACGCGAAGCAGCCCGTCTTCAGCGACTTCACCGTCACGCCCACCGAGCCGGACGTCGAGCACAGGACGGCCACCGCCACCGGCGACCTGGTCCTCCGCGACCCGCGCACCCACGAGACGGTGCCGCTGGCCGGCACCACCGTGGACGCCGAGTTCGACAACGGCGGCAAGGACGTGCCCACCGTCACCGACGACGCCGGCCATTTCTCCGCCTCGGCCGAGACAACGGGCGGCTGGGCCTCCGCCGAATACGCCGGCGACCTCGGCCATGTCAGCGCGGACGTCGTCCAGGTCTCGCCGCAGGCCGCGCCGACCCGGTTCGTCCTCGACCAGAGCGCCTTCCACGTCACCACCGGCGACAAGATCACTGTCGCCGGCACGCTCCAGTACCAGTACGACGGCGAGTGGAAGCCGCTGGCCGGCACCCCGGTGGAGATCGACTACAAGGACTGCAGCACCTGCAGCCCCGTCGACACGACGACCGACGCGAACGGCCGCTTCTCCTTCGACAAGACCCCGTACGGCGCCAGAACCGTCTACGAGATCTCCATCCCGACGCGACCGTTCAACCCCTACATCGTGCACACGGCCGCCGACGTCACCGCCGCGGTCACCGCGACGACGAAGTTCAGCTCGTTCACGGCGTCGCTGGACAAGGACGCCGAGGTGACGATCAACGGCACCCTCGACGTGACCGGCCGCGACGGCCGCGACTCGGCCAACGTCGCCATCCAGTACTCGGCCGACGGCAAGACGGGCTGGACCACCCAGAAGATCCTGAAGGTCGTCTTCGGTGATGACTTCTCGGATCGGCTGCCGGGCTACACCGACGGCTACTGGCGCCTGAGCTACGCCGGCTCCAGCACCGCGGACATCAAGGGCACCGTCAGCGACAGCCTGCGCCGCAACCGCGCCCTCACCCGGGTCAAGGACGCCAACGCGTCCCCCGAGCCCGTGTACAAGGGCAGGACGATCACCGTCAAGGGTGTACTCCAGGAGCACAAGGTCGGCGCCACCAGCTGGAACGCCTACGGCGGCAGGAAGGTGCAGATCCTCTTCCGGCCCAAGGGGAAGTCGACCTGGTACCTGATGGCCACGGTCACCACGAAGACGAACGGCTCCTTCAGCAAGGGCTTCACGGCCAAGCAGGACGGCACCTGGGTGCCCGTCTTCCTGTACCCCGACAGCAAGCATTTCGTGGGTGACGGCCGGGAGGACTACGTCGACGTGCGGTGACCGCCGTACAGGACACCCGTAGGGAGGGCCGGGGCAGGGGAACACGAAGTCACGGGCCCCGAAAGGCACCGGGCACAAATCGTTCGCCAGGGATTTCCCCGGGATGAGATCCTGGATCGCGTATGTCTACGCACCCTGCCCCCGCCACCCCGGCCCTCGGCGCCCTCGCCGCCCGCCTGACCGAGCTGTCCCTGCGCGACGCGCACCGGCTCGGGCGCAGGCTCGAAGGCGCGCGCAAGATCCGTAAGCCGCAGGCCCAGGCCGCCGTTCTCGCCGAGATCGAGGCGGAGGTCGCGAAGGCCGAGCAGCGGATGGGCGAGCGGCGCGGCCGGCTGCCCGCCGTCTCGTACCCCGAGCAGCTGCCCGTCAGCCAGAAGAAGAGCGAGATCGCCGACGCCATCCGCGATCACCAGGTCGTCATCGTCGCCGGTGAGACCGGCTCCGGCAAGACGACCCAGATCCCGAAGATCTGTCTCGAACTGGGGCGCGGGGTGAAGGGCATGATCGGGCACACCCAGCCCCGTCGTATCGCCGCCCGCACCGTCGCCGAGCGGATCGCCGAGGAACTGGACACGCCTCTGGGCGAGGCCGTCGGCTGGAAGGTGCGGTTCACCGACCAGGTGAACCCGGACGCCACCTTCGTCAAGCTGATGACGGACGGCATCCTGCTCGCCGAGATCCAGACCGACGGCGAGCTGCGCGCCTACGACACGATCATCATCGACGAGGCCCACGAGCGGTCCCTGAACATCGACTTCCTGCTCGGGTACCTCGCCCAGCTGCTGCCGAAGCGGCCCGATCTCAAGATCGTCATCACCTCCGCGACCATCGATCCGGAGCGGTTCTCCCGGCACTTCGGCGACGCGCCGATCGTCGAGGTCAGCGGGCGGACGTATCCGGTGGAGGTGCGCTACCGCCCGCTCCTCGAAGAGGACTCGGACGACTCCGACCGCGACCAGATCACCGCGATCTGCGACGCGGTGGAGGAGCTCCAGGGGGAGGGCAAGGGCGACATCCTCGTCTTCCTCTCGGGTGAGCGGGAGATCCGGGACACGGCGGACGCGCTGGTCAAGAAGAACTACCGGTTCACGGAGGTGCTGCCCCTGTACGCACGCCTCTCCCACGCCGAGCAGCACCGTGTCTTCCAGCAGCACACGGGGCGCAGGATCGTTCTGGCTACGAACGTCGCCGAGACGTCCCTGACCGTCCCGGGCATCAAGTACGTCATCGACCCGGGCTTCGCCCGTATCTCCCGCTACAGCCACCGTACGAAGGTCCAGCGGCTGCCGATCGAGCCGGTCTCGCAGGCCAGCGCCAACCAGCGCAAGGGCCGCTGCGGCCGTACGTCCGACGGCATCTGCATCCGCCTCTACTCCGAGGACGACTTCGTCGCCCGCCCGGAGTTCACCGACGCGGAGATCCTCCGTACGAACCTGGCCTCCGTCATCCTGCAGATGACCGCGGCCGGCCTCGGCGACATCGAGAAGTTCCCCTTCATCGACCCGCCGGACCACCGCAACATCCGCGACGGTGTGCAACTGCTCCAGGAGCTGGGCGCGTTGGACCCGGCGGAGAAGGACGTACGCAAGCGGCTCACGCAGAGCGGGCGCAAGCTCGCCCAGCTGCCGGTCGACCCCCGGCTGGCCCGGATGGTCCTGGAGGCCGACAAGAACGGCTGTGTGCGCGAGGTCATGGTGATAGCCGCCGCGCTCTCCATCCAGGACCCGCGCGAGCGCCCCGCCGACAAACAGGCGCAGGCGGACCAGCAGCACGCCCGCTTCAAGGACGAGACGAGCGACTTCCTCGCCTACCTGAACCTGTGGCGGTACGTCCGCGAGCAGCAGAAGGAGCGGGGTTCGTCGTCCTTCCGCCGCATGTGCAAGCAGGAGTACCTCAACTTCCTGCGCATCCGCGAATGGCAGGACATCTACACCCAACTCCGCACCGTCGCCAAGCAGATGGGCATCCACCTCAACGAGGACGATGCACCCGGCGACCGCATCCACGTCTCCCTCCTGGCCGGACTGCTCTCGCACATCGGCATGAAGGACGTGAAGGAGGGCGCGAAGAACGAGTACCTGGGCGCGCGGAACGCCAAGTTCGCGGTCTTCCCGGGCTCGGCGCTCTTCAAGAAGCCGCCGCGCTTCGTGATGTCGGCGGAGCTGGTGGAGACCTCCCGCCTCTGGGCGCGCGTCAACGCCAGGATCGAGCCCGAATGGGTCGAGCCGCTGGCCGAGCACCTCCTCAAGCGCACGTACAGCGAACCGCACTGGGAGAAGGACCAGGCGGCCGTGATGGCGTACGAGAAGGTCACGCTGTACGGCGTCCCGATCATCGCCCAGCGCAAGGTGAACTACGGCCGTATCGACCCGGAGACGTCCCGCGAGCTGTTCATCCGCAACGCGCTCGTCGAGGGCGACTGGCGCACGCACCACAAGTTCTTCGCCGACAACCGCAGACTCCTCAGCGAGGTCGAGGAGCTGGAGCATCGCGCCCGGCGCCGGGACATCGTCGTCGACGACGACACGCTCTTCGACTTCTACGAGGCCCGGGTGCCCGAACACGTGGTGTCCGGCGCCCACTTCGACTCCTGGTGGAAGCGGAAGCGGAACGAGCAGCCGGAGTTCCTGGACTTCGAGCGGGAGATGCTCATCCGGGAGTCGGCGGAGGCGGTCACGAAGGCCGACTATCCGGACTCGTGGCGGCAGGGGCCGCTGAAGTTCCGGGTGACGTACCAGTTCGAGCCGGGCGCGGACGCCGACGGCGTGACCGTGCACGTTCCGCTCCAGGTCCTCAACCAGGCCTCGGACGAGGGCTTCGACTGGCAGATCCCGGGCCTTCGGGAGGAGCTGGTCACCGAGCTGATCCGCTCCCTCCCCAAGCCGATCCGCCGCAACTACGTGCCGGCACCGAACTTCGCGAAGCGCTTCCTGGACACGGCAGTGCCTCTCCAGGAGCCGCTGACCACGACCATGGCACGCGAACTGAAGCGCATGGTCGGCGTGCCCTTCGAGGCGTCCGACTTCGACTGGTCGAAGGTCCCTGACCATCTGCGCATCACCTTCCGCATCGTCGACGAGCGGCGTCGCAATCTCGCCGAGGACAAGGACCTTGAGGCGCTGAAGCTCCGGCTGAGGCCGAAGGCGCGCCAGGCGCTGTCCCAGGCGGCGGCCGCCACGGCCGAGCGGCAGGGTGGGGAGGCCCTGGAGCGCAAGGGCCTCACCGACTGGACGATCGGCTCTCTCACCCGCGTCTTCGAGACGCGCCGCGCCGGCCAGCCGGTGAAGGCGTATCCGGCCCTGGTGGACGACGGTGACACGGTCTCTGTGCGCCTCTTCGACACGGAGGCGGAGCAGGCGGAGGCGATGTGGAAGGGCACGCGCAGGCTGATCCTGCGCAACATCCCCGTCAACCCGGCGAAGTTCGCGTCCGAGAAGCTGACGAACGCCCAGAAGCTCGCCCTGTCCGCGAATCCGCACGGCTCGATCCAGGCTCTGTTCGACGACTGCGCGATGGCGGCGGCGGACAAACTGATCGGGGACTTCGGCGGCCCGGCGTGGGACGAGGAGTCGTATCGGAAGCTGTTCGACAAGGTGCGCGCGGAGATCGTGGACACGACGATCCGCACGGTGGGCCAGGTGCAGCAGGTCCTGGCGGCCTGGCAGGCGTGTGAACGCCGCCTGAAGGCCGTACGGAGCCCTGCGCTGCTGCCGAACCTCGCGGACGTACGCAAGCAGCTGGACGCCCTTGTGAAGCCGGGTTTCGTGACGGAGGCGGGGCTGCGTCGCCTCGCCGACCTGATGCGCTATCTGGTGGCCGCGGATCGCCGGCTGCAGCAGATGCCGACGGGCGTGCAGCGGGACACGACGCGCATGGAGAAGGTCCACGAGATGCAGGACGAGTACGCGTGGCTGCTGGAGCAGATGCCCCAGGGCCGCCCCGTCCCGTCCTCGGTGCTGGACATCCGCTGGATGATCGAGGAGCTCCGGGTCAGCTATTTCGCCCACGCCCTCGGCACGGCCTACCCCGTCTCCGACAAGCGGATCGTGAAGGCGATCGACGCGGCCGCACCGTAACCACCCGCGCACACGGGGTGAGTTCGACCAGCGGGCTCACCCTCCTGTACAGTCTCTTCTCGCAGCGCAACGCAAGAATCGCACTGCGAAACCTGGTCCTGTGGAGCAGTTTGGAGTGCTCGCCACCCTGTCAAGGTGGAGGCCGCGGGTTCAAATCCCGTCAGGACCGCAGTAGAAGGACGAAGGCCCGCATCCCGCCAAGGGACCGCGGGCCTTTCACATGCCACCACCGCACCCCCCAGCCCCGTCCAGGCGGACGCCGCGCCCGCGGCGAAGCCGCAATCGGACACAGCAAATCCCGTCAGGACCGCAGTAGAAGGACGAAGGCCCGCATCCCGCCAAGGGACCGCGGGCCTTTCGCATGTCACGGGCCTTCCACAGCTGCCTTCACCGTTCGGCGCCGGTCCGCATCTCCCAGCCCGTCCGGCGTTTGAGGACGAGGCCGTTCAGGCCGACGCGGGGGCTGGGGGCGGCAGCCCCCAGGAGGCGGTCGGTTCAGCGCGCGGCGGTGAAAATGGGGCGGCGCGGCAGGCACACGCGTCCCGCGGGGCACCACGCCGTCTTGACGCCGTCACTTTCCGTCGGTACCCAGGAGGCAGGGCCCGTTCCCCGTGCGGCCCACGGAGGTGGCGTATGGCGGCATCGGTCAGGCACGAGACACGGGCCTTGCTCCGTGCGCACCTGTCGGCCGCTTCGTCGTACGGCCACCTGACCCGCCACTGCCCGATCTGCCACCACCTGCTGCGGCTGGCGATGGACTCACCGAGGGGCGCCGACGCACCGGACGACGTCGTGGAGGACGAAAGTCCCGCCGGCGTCTGACCCCGACGGCCCCCAACACCCGCCTCACCGTGGGAGCCTGGAGCACCTACCTCCATTAGCGCACGTGCACCAAGCGCAACAAGGACCCTGGCATGTGACGGGTGTCACCGCATGAGTTTCTGATACCGCGGTACTTACACCCCACCTACAACTGGTCAATTTTATATGTGCAATTGCACCCTCCACGGGGCTCCTCGCGGGGCGCCGCACAGAGGCCCCCCACAGGAGATCCGACAGCCCTCCCCAGACTCCGACAGGGCCACTCACAGGGCCGTCGGCCAGGCATGCCATGCACACAAAAAAGATCGCGCTGGACCCGGCGGAGTCCAGCGCGATCGACGACGCACCCTGTTACTTGCTTGAAAAGCTCTGAAGAGCGTGGGCGTGGAGCCTGTTGGGGCAGACCCCGCGTCGCTTGGAGCTAGGGTTCGGGCGCCACGGCACGTTGGGGGACCTGCCGATTTGCCCTGTTATGCAGTTGTTCAGGCCTCGCTGCGCTGCTGGGGGATGCCCGCGAGCAGAGCACGGACCTCCGCCTCGCGGTAGCGGCGATGCCCGCCGAGCGTACGGATCGAAGTAAGCTTGCCGGCCTTCGCCCACCGCGTGACCGTCTTGGGGTCGACGCGGAACATCGTGGCGACCTCAGCCGGGGTCAGCAGCGGCTCGGCATCAGGGGTGCGAGCGGTCATGAGCGGCCTCCTCGGGAGAACCGATCGTTCTCGGTTCTTTCCTCTAAATTCTGCACCTTGACCCGCGTTGCCCGAAATGGCGGACGCGAGTCGAGTCGGTTATAGGACGAACGGCTTGTCCTCGGCACTACAACTACACCATCTGTCCAGCCTCGTCGGCCAAACCGATGGAATTGCCCCTCCAGGTGTTCATCAGCCACGGAAGCCGATGGACCATGCCATAACGGACAGTCACGCCCCTGTGACGATCAGTCACAGGACACTCAGGAGCCACGAGACCCCCCAAAGCGTGCAATACGGACGGAGTCCCCCCCGGACTCCTTGTCCTATTTTGGCATGAGGAGGGGCAAGGGACGCAAGAGCCGCGTAAGTGCGGTCCATCACGCTTGGCCGGGGTTGAGGCTTACTTGAGGCGATCGCCCGGATCGTGACCTACGTCCCAAGTCGGGGAAACCTCAGTCACCTCAGGTACCTCGGTGCGAGGACAAAACCCCAAAACGGGCGTCACGTCAAACGTCAGTTCGCCGAGCGCCGGTCCCTGACCGACCGCCAGCGCTCCACGAGCCGCGCGTACGCGTCCCCCGCGGCCGCCCCGTCGCCGTGCCGCAGCGCCTCGATGCCCTCGGCCACGTCCGCCGCCGAGTGGTCGTCCTCCAGCTCGCCGGCCGGCAGGGTGTGCACCAGGCCGCCGTAGTCCAGCTCCACCAGCGAGCGCGGATGGAACTCCTCCAGCCAGCGCCCCACATCCACCAGACCGTCGATCAGCGGCCCCTCGTCGATGCCGTCCTTCAGCGCCCGCAGCGCCCGCGCCACGCGCCGCCGCGCCTGCACCATCGGCGTCTGGTAGCGCAGCATCGGGGGGATCTCGCCGGAGCCCTTGTCGAAGCGCCGCTCCTCGTCCGACACCAGCACGAACCAGTGCAGCGGCACCTGCCAGGTCGACATGCGGATCCAGGGGCGGGCGTCCGGGTTGCGCACCAGCCAGCGCTCGTAGTCCTGGGTCGCCTGACGTCGTACGACCTCCGGCAGTACGGCGTCCAGGACCGGCTTCGGCAGCTCCTCCGGCAGCTCCTGAAGGGCCTGCCACCCCCGCAGCCGGGTCCGCCAGGGACACACGCACACCACCCCGTCGACCTCCAGCACGAAGGCGTCGCTGCTCTCGTGCACCGGCACGGGGATCGGCGGGGTGGGCACCAAGTCGGCCAGGGAGCGGCGGAGTTCGTCCTGGTACGAGGGGCGGCCCGAGCGCCGGGCGTAACGCGCCCAGTGGCTGCGCTCCGGTTCGGGGAAGGCGGCCAGTGGTTCGTACACGCGCAGATACGTCGCGTACGGGACGATCACCGAGGACACCTTGGGCACGCCTGCTCCCTCCCCCGCCCACCACCGGGAAAACCTGCGGAACCCGCTCACAAACGGGCGGGAAATCTATGCAAATCGTCGCACGGACATCATCCCGTGGTAGGTGATCCTGAGCACTGCGCGGATGGCGGGGCTCCCAGGCTCTAATCTCGTCCTCACAGCCCCCGCCACCCACACGGGAGCTGGTCTCCAACCGCCGCTACTTACTTCAGGAGTCACCACCGTGACC
It encodes:
- the bldC gene encoding developmental transcriptional regulator BldC; translation: MTARTPDAEPLLTPAEVATMFRVDPKTVTRWAKAGKLTSIRTLGGHRRYREAEVRALLAGIPQQRSEA
- a CDS encoding DUF6274 family protein, translating into MAASVRHETRALLRAHLSAASSYGHLTRHCPICHHLLRLAMDSPRGADAPDDVVEDESPAGV
- the hrpA gene encoding ATP-dependent RNA helicase HrpA, translated to MSTHPAPATPALGALAARLTELSLRDAHRLGRRLEGARKIRKPQAQAAVLAEIEAEVAKAEQRMGERRGRLPAVSYPEQLPVSQKKSEIADAIRDHQVVIVAGETGSGKTTQIPKICLELGRGVKGMIGHTQPRRIAARTVAERIAEELDTPLGEAVGWKVRFTDQVNPDATFVKLMTDGILLAEIQTDGELRAYDTIIIDEAHERSLNIDFLLGYLAQLLPKRPDLKIVITSATIDPERFSRHFGDAPIVEVSGRTYPVEVRYRPLLEEDSDDSDRDQITAICDAVEELQGEGKGDILVFLSGEREIRDTADALVKKNYRFTEVLPLYARLSHAEQHRVFQQHTGRRIVLATNVAETSLTVPGIKYVIDPGFARISRYSHRTKVQRLPIEPVSQASANQRKGRCGRTSDGICIRLYSEDDFVARPEFTDAEILRTNLASVILQMTAAGLGDIEKFPFIDPPDHRNIRDGVQLLQELGALDPAEKDVRKRLTQSGRKLAQLPVDPRLARMVLEADKNGCVREVMVIAAALSIQDPRERPADKQAQADQQHARFKDETSDFLAYLNLWRYVREQQKERGSSSFRRMCKQEYLNFLRIREWQDIYTQLRTVAKQMGIHLNEDDAPGDRIHVSLLAGLLSHIGMKDVKEGAKNEYLGARNAKFAVFPGSALFKKPPRFVMSAELVETSRLWARVNARIEPEWVEPLAEHLLKRTYSEPHWEKDQAAVMAYEKVTLYGVPIIAQRKVNYGRIDPETSRELFIRNALVEGDWRTHHKFFADNRRLLSEVEELEHRARRRDIVVDDDTLFDFYEARVPEHVVSGAHFDSWWKRKRNEQPEFLDFEREMLIRESAEAVTKADYPDSWRQGPLKFRVTYQFEPGADADGVTVHVPLQVLNQASDEGFDWQIPGLREELVTELIRSLPKPIRRNYVPAPNFAKRFLDTAVPLQEPLTTTMARELKRMVGVPFEASDFDWSKVPDHLRITFRIVDERRRNLAEDKDLEALKLRLRPKARQALSQAAAATAERQGGEALERKGLTDWTIGSLTRVFETRRAGQPVKAYPALVDDGDTVSVRLFDTEAEQAEAMWKGTRRLILRNIPVNPAKFASEKLTNAQKLALSANPHGSIQALFDDCAMAAADKLIGDFGGPAWDEESYRKLFDKVRAEIVDTTIRTVGQVQQVLAAWQACERRLKAVRSPALLPNLADVRKQLDALVKPGFVTEAGLRRLADLMRYLVAADRRLQQMPTGVQRDTTRMEKVHEMQDEYAWLLEQMPQGRPVPSSVLDIRWMIEELRVSYFAHALGTAYPVSDKRIVKAIDAAAP